The region ctcctcGAACctgttatttatttttttattcagtATCTCTTCTGAACCTTTCATTTTGTTCGATTTGCAAgcctacaatttggggtgggtttagctcttagacccatggcaagcccttcatcgccggtggcggggccctctactacctatgcagctgcagcctctgtggctgcccacgtggccccgtcaccctttaaattgataacatccagccatggggtgaagagctatccccaccccaacatgtctattgaggcctgtgtgaaggcaatggccgaggttgtcggcccctcggccattgttgcggcctcaaacatgtatgggaaggctgtattcttcctgaagaccgagcgggcagagtccctggccctgagtaaggggctcactgtgggggggaccttcctgccggtagaccctctgggggccactgcgcagcggagaatgctatcaaacgtcccgccctttattcccagtgagctcctcctcccccacctgcaccatctgggggaggtgaggtcggggatcaccccagtcccgctcagtcttcgggagcacagcctccgacacgtctactccttccgccgccagatatttatgcagctggcgcgggaggaggtcttggagggccatttcgatgtagagttccaggggacggccgactgcgtcttctggacctcggatggggctcggtgccacgtctgcaagggggtggggcatgttcgtaagaattgCCCCTATCTCcaggctgccaactccacctcggcagcccagggttgcgccactgcacctcctcccactctcccatTCTCCCTGTACCTCCACCAGACACTGCGCAggtggttccggaggctgtggtccgCCCCacggtgtgtggtgggtgtgtcggccgctggcgggtgacgacccggaggaggatggggattcggtgtggggcacggaggacgatcttgattccatcgccagtgaggtggtggagtccctcgtgcctcccaccgagtcttctcagccccacggcggaactccgggatttcctcgtggcttgcaagggttgccgcaataaagttcagctggtcctcagccattggtcgaatctggcgctgatcatccagtccgtccgtgccgccctcaagaaagcgggcaagggcgcgggcgtgaaactggttgagaggcgccaatttaatgcgttcctcaatgggttgctgggggagtggagggccaggtgcacttccactccctcctcacagtgagctgttggtgacgggttttaagtacctttgacatgaagataaccatagccagcctcaacatcaacggcagcagaggggctcaccgcagatttcacaatctctcagtccttagggaagggagatacgcggtgagctttctgcaggaaacccacaccgttccaggagacgaagccacctggctcctggagtggcagggtggggtctacatgagtcacctcacccctatttctagtgaggTGGCTATCttattggccccgacttttcagccggagatcttgggggtcaaggagctagtgccgggccgcttgctccacctcgccgttcgcctgggtagcgtgccgctccactctgtgaacgtgtacgcgcccaggcccggcgcgttgcaagcgcgcttctttgaagaagtgtccgctctcttgagctccatcgatagcggcgagtgcatcatcctcgggggggattttaactgcaccctcgaggtgggggatcgctccggtccctaacgcggccaagcgtcggtggagacatTGAGGGGATTGATcaactccctcaacttggtggacgtctggtagaatctccatcccgactctagCGCCTTCACgtgggaggtctggaggagggggtcgCGAatggaccgcctctacatttcgcaggcgtacgtctcccgcgtttcggcggcctccatgcggctggtgccgtgctcggaccaccacctggtgtgggcggagttcactccgctccgcacgtgggcggggtccgcgtactggcactttaacaaccggctgctggaggacgtgcgatttcgggactcgttctgtcgattctgggccgactggagaaggaagcaggggggcttcccctccttgaggctatggtgggatgtgggcaagactcacatccgcgcttctgtcaggagtacgcgaaggggtcgaccaagaggcgggaagaggagatcgggcgccttgagagggaggtgctcgacttggagtcccgtcttggtcatgccgtcgtggacccggccctgtggcaggcgtacaaagagaagaagggcgcgctgagggacctgcagctcatagggtcccgaggcgcgtacgtgaggtcgcggatccagatcctggaagatttggaccgcgcctcacccttcttctactcgctggaaaaatggcagggggtccgtaagcagctcgtcgagctgctggccgacgacggatcctccatcactgatccggagggaatggggcttcctggtccggacttattacagtgcggacTTATTAcagcgaggatgcgtgcagagttttgtgggaggacctgccgcaggtcagcccggagggcgccgaaggattggaggctccgctcacgttggcggagctgactggcgccctccaccagctctcgaggggcaaatccccagggctggatgggttgaccgtggagttcctcagggcgtcctgggggacgattatgcgcgggtcctggggaaagcctggcgacttgggagatgcccctctcgtggcgcagggcagtcattgtcctgctgccgaagagggacgatctccgcctgcttaaaaaactGGCGtcgggtctccctcctcagcacggattataagatctttgcccgtgctccgtgctggcccacatgatccaccccgaccagtcctacacggtcccaggtccgggacctgatccatctttcccagaggactggtcagtcggtcgcttttctctccctcgatcaggagaaggcattcgacagggtggatcacgaataccttttcgggactctgcgtgctttcggactcgggcctccTCGGGAGTATGgtaccgcacaacccgagccgcctctcagaaatgccctccgtgccattccaatcggcgcggaggggtttcctgtacgggctgctcctgcacactctccacttcctcgccctcgtcagccggccggacacgccctggcggtccgcgttgccatctggcggcgagggaaaccccgatggaggtctctctacgcaggagtcttccccctttacatcggggacctggggtggagggtgctgcacagagcagtcccgtgcaataggcttttaagtaggttcacggactcccaggccagctgtactttctgcggcctggacgagtccgtgttccacatttatacggagtgtgcgaggttgcagcccctctttgagtatctgaaggggctgctcctcaaattctggctgcacttcagtcccacgctcctgatctttgggcacccggtgcggaggggctcgggccgggaggaggatctcctcgtcgatctgctcctgggcctggccaaggcggcaattcacaggtccgggctgcgggccgtcggggggggtccgccctccccgattgcctgcccctcttccgcggttacgttcgcgcccgggtgtccctggagaaggagcatgcggtgtccgccggtacgcttgaggcctcccgcgaccggtgggcaccgcagggactggagtgcatcgtcgacgccgagaatggcattttaatttgagtttttggttgagTTAttcagttttaattttttttaaaaaccggtCTTCGATAAAGTAACGCTCTCTCTTGCGTTCCGCTCTTTAGTTCACCTCACTGGCTTGGTGGTTGCAGAATATTCTCTTGCTGCAGTGTtaagctgcctctctctctccctttccacaGACGAGGATGACTACTCTGTCGGGGAAGTTTACTCCACTCAGTCGGTTCCGGTCCATTCTACAGCGAGACAACGGGTAAGAGGATCACTAGTGCAGTAACATCACCACTacgtctcttctctcccccccccccccccccccccccgcgcccgcccCCATTGCCTTTCCTCGTTCCTCCGACCAAAGGGAATCACTTCACGCTTTtctacattaaacttcatctgccgcttgtctgcccattccgccagcCTGTCTCTGTATATTACGTCAACCGcgttaccctcatcgaccctctctgttgcctcaccGGGAGAAAAAAACTCCATCCAATTAGTTAAGCACAACTTGccctcaacaaatctgtgctggccttCCTGAATTAATCCACCTTTGTCCCGGATTcttgtttctgaaagctttcccaccactgaggttaaacttgaCTGGCCTGAAATCGCtcggtttatccttgcaccctttcttgattgagggtgtaacgtttgcaattctcccgtCCTCCGGCACCAGCCCCGTCTCTGAGgaggattatggccagtgcttcagcAATTTTAGCTCCATCCTCACGGATATCAGTGAATCCATCCCACTGGCAATCGATTCTCCTCCCCCGCCTCGAGGGCACTGAGGATAGTTGTgggctctttcccccccacccccgacccccacATGCTCCCCGACGATCGTAAAATCGGACTCGACTgacttttttcttttcttctttccacctctcccctccctgcAGCAGTGGGAACGGGAGAGCGCGCAGGAGCGGAGGAGGGAAGCGGAGAGGGCCGAGGACCGGAATGAACCACTCGGGAGTGAGGATCGTGCTCCGCGCTGGGTGCAGATCCTCCTTTTCGTCCTGCTGATGGGCTTGCTGTCGTACCTGTACCAGTGGCTTCAGCAGGGCAGGGAACCGACCAGAGCAATCGACAGAGACACTGCCTgaagccgccccccccccccctccattcccctccccgcCAAAGCGTTCCCCCAGTTCGGGAAGGAGCCCGAGCCTCACAGCCTGTCAAGGACACCCGCGCAGCCAGcaaaggggtggtggtgggggagggggggggggggcagccgtTTTACGCACAGAACGATCCCAACGCAAGACAGCGGGTCGTCAGGTTTCGTGAGGTGTGTTACATTCACCTGCGAAGGGCACGGTGTTAgggtggaggggggtgaggggtggaGGGTCTCGGtcccgcaccccccccctccccgccccgccCGCCATTCTCGTGGTTTCGGTCACCGATCGATCGGAAAAATGACGCGTACATAAAGCTTTGGAATCTCCTCGGATTTTATTCATTGTTTTGTTTCTCTTTCGCAGGGGTTGAGTGTTGCCCAATGTTGGGGGAGGGGTTTGGAAAATTGGGAGCAGCACACGTGCCCGGactgtgggactcagtcccacactgggtaaGATCAGTTGACTCAACCTGATGGGTAAAGGAAGGTGGGTGGGGGCCCTTATTCCCCACTCTAATTTCACTCTGTATCACCACTGGGGTCAACATCACTAGGACAGAGTGTTTCACCGAGCTTAAAACATTCTCACAAATCaccgagggacagagagggggaacgagattaacatcagtacagatacagtcagtgacagagtaaagctccctctacactgtctcccatcaaacactcccaggacaggtacagtacgggggttagatacagagtaaagctccctctacactgtcccccatcaaacactcccaggacagatacagcacggtggggttagatacagagtaaagctccctctacactgtcccccatcaaacactcccaggacaggtacagtacgggggttagatacagagtaaagctccctctacaccgtcagGTTGCTTTCTGTGATATTCTGAATAACTAGGAGGGTGTTGATGATGGACGAGGATTTGTTGAATATCTGGTAAATGACAGGAGATCTCAGTGGAGTGTGTTTCGGTGGAACGTGCTATCAGTTTTGCTGAAGTTCTGCTGCAGTCTTCATGATTCCGGGCTCTCTTCTAGGAGATTGTCCAGAATTGTCTCGCAGAGATACAGACAGCGAGGTAGATGGAAACAGCCTGAACGGGGAAAGAGACGGAGTCAATGTCCAGCGAGTCACCAACGCCTACATTCCCAAATCCCACACCGTTACAGCCTGGAGTAACCGGAGgcacagtctctcccactctccatcccccATTCTCCCTCCCTGTTCCTCTCCCTCTCCTGTTCCACTCTCCCTCTCCTGTTCCACTCTCCCTCTCCTGTTCCACTCTCCCTCTCCTGTTCCACTCTCCCTCTCCTGTTCCACTCTCCCTCTCCTGTTCCACTctcccactacccctccctcctcctccccattcctctccccttctcccactccccctccccgttcctctcccattccccctcccagtattctcccccttcctctccctccctccccattcctctcactctctccctccccgtttctctcccactcccccctctccctccctattACTCCCCCCTTCTCCCACTCTCCCTTCCCGTTCCACTCCCTCTTCCACCCCAttcctctccctctcaccctccctgttcctctcccactgcacctctccctcttccccactccccctcctgtccctctctcccactcccccattcaattccctccccctccctcgttcctccccatcccacccctccccctctctctccctgtccccctccttccctcccacaccccctctcccaccccggcCGTTCCtccccctccctgttccccctccctccacccacatttcctctcgctccctgtcccactcccacacTGCCTCTCCGAGCCCAGCCACAAGCTGGTACCTTTGAAGGGGCCTCCCTTGAAGGTGTGGGTAACCGTCCCCTGCCGGTTCAGATATCCAAACCACTCTCCACCCTCCGGGTCTGGGAACTGCAAGAGAAAACATCACCAGCGTCTGCCAAAGTTCAAGAACGTGTTCAAAAAAGGAGGGGGGATCGCTGATGCTGacacactcccccctcactccgagGGAGGTATATCACTGAAACACAGCTGGCAAGGGGAGACATACCTTCCTCTGCactagggatgactccaaccagcggagggtttcccccccgattcccattggctccagttttgctagggctccttgatgccgcactcggtcaaatgctgccttgatgtcaagggcagtcactctcacctctcgagttcagctcttttgtccacgtttgaaccgaggctgtaatgaggtcaggagctgagtggcccctggcggaacccaaactgagcgtcactgagcaggttattgcgaagcaagtgccgcttgatggcagtgctgtagctgtactgggacagcttggccaggggcgggGTCCCACACGGGCGAGGGTCTCGGCCGTTACCCCCTTCCACGCCCCCAGGTAATGAAAGCATTTGCCCTTCCCTCGCCTCCTCCAGTTTCCCCCTTGACAGACGACAGTCGGCAAGCACCAGACCCTCACTCACGTGCGAGAAGGCGTACTCAAAGACCCGTTTGAAGTATTGCAACAGGCGGGGGTCCCGGCTGACCTGGTAACCCAGCAGAAAAGCTACCATCGCCTCAGTGTGCGGCCACCACAGTTTCATGTGCCACTCCAgctggacggagagggagagaagggacaGCGAGTTACAGCCGCAGGAAACGCCACCCGCTCCCCACCTCccgtgtgaccccccccccccccccccaccccggccctgACCTGAAGCAGAACTCTCAGAATCCGACCGCACAGGAGGAAACAGGAAACCTCTTCTCCCGATTTACTCCATCGAATCCCTTCCTGACTGCGAACGCCCCGATTGAATCTCCCCTCAACCTGCTCTGCTCTGAGGGGAACATTCACAGCTTCTCCCGCTCTCTGCACATTCAACGGGagtccctcgtccctggaaccgttctgggaAGTCTCCCTCCACACCCCCTTCAAGGCCTCGGCATCCATCCTTGAGCGCGCTGCCCCAGGAAGCGACATGGCGGATATTCAACTGCGGGGTGCATCGCATAACCCTGCACGCGCTGCCCAGCCCGGGGCACGGAGGCCCATTGTAGCCCAtcccacaacccccctcccccggACCCCGATCAGCTGACTCAGCACTGCCCAGGGATGTGTTGGGCTCGGGACCACACCAGCAAAGGGCAGTGTTacgggagagtgtacaggggctgtggggaGAGTGTATAGGGGCtgtggggagagacagtgataggggagagtgtacaggggctgtggggagagacagtgataggggagtgtgtacaggggctgtggggagagacagtgataggggagagcgTACAGGGGCCGTGGGGAGAGTGTATAGGGGCTGtgggagagacagtgacaggggagagtgtacaggggctgtggggagagacagtgataggggagagtgtacaggggctgtggggagagacagtgataggggagtgtgtacaggggctgtggggagagacagtgataggggagtgtgtacaggggctgtgggtagagacagtgataggggagagtgtacaggggctgtgggtagagacagtgataggggagagtgtacaggggctgtgggagagacggtgataggggagagtgtacaggggatGTGggtagagacagtgataggggagagtgcacaggggctgtgggagagacagtgataggggagagtgtacaggggctgtgggtagagacagtgataggggagagtgtacaggggctgtgagagagacagtgagaggggagagtgtacgggctgtgagagagacagtgagaggggagagtgtacaggggctgtga is a window of Heterodontus francisci isolate sHetFra1 unplaced genomic scaffold, sHetFra1.hap1 HAP1_SCAFFOLD_683, whole genome shotgun sequence DNA encoding:
- the LOC137360043 gene encoding emerin-like; this encodes MDSVKRLSDEELIVQLMSHGIPHGPVVASTRRLYEKKLQETLSRGQRSQATRHRPPARVEDSPSEEQEEEDEDDYSVGEVYSTQSVPVHSTARQRQWERESAQERRREAERAEDRNEPLGSEDRAPRWVQILLFVLLMGLLSYLYQWLQQGREPTRAIDRDTA